In the genome of Candidatus Saccharimonadales bacterium, one region contains:
- a CDS encoding DedA family protein: MLNVNHLLQTGSEIGGLLLIGLIVFAETGLLIGFFLPGDTLLIAAGVLAAEGKLPLAAILPVAAVAAILGYQSGYQIGYRAGPKFFQREDGLFRKEYLERTENFFAKHGRKTVIFARFIVVVRTVVPLVAGMGRMDKRKFLVYNILGGVAWSVIVTLAAYWVGRRVPNLDHYIVLLVVLAMVITSGTVLIEIFRSGSRRRELMRNLRTELRYLFKK, translated from the coding sequence ATGCTTAACGTCAACCACCTCCTGCAAACTGGTAGTGAAATCGGCGGTTTGCTTTTAATTGGACTGATTGTTTTTGCCGAGACCGGGCTATTGATTGGTTTCTTTTTACCGGGCGACACTCTTCTAATTGCAGCGGGCGTGCTAGCCGCCGAGGGCAAGCTACCGCTGGCCGCCATATTGCCCGTTGCTGCAGTTGCCGCTATTTTGGGATATCAGAGCGGCTACCAAATTGGATATCGGGCTGGTCCCAAGTTTTTCCAGCGTGAAGACGGGCTTTTTAGAAAAGAATATTTAGAGCGAACCGAAAACTTCTTTGCTAAACACGGTCGCAAAACTGTCATTTTTGCCCGCTTTATAGTGGTTGTCCGCACCGTTGTGCCGCTAGTAGCCGGCATGGGCCGCATGGATAAACGCAAGTTTTTGGTCTACAACATTTTAGGAGGCGTAGCTTGGTCGGTTATTGTTACGCTGGCTGCTTACTGGGTTGGCCGGCGCGTGCCAAACCTGGACCATTACATTGTCCTGTTGGTTGTTTTGGCTATGGTAATAACTAGCGGCACCGTTCTGATTGAAATCTTTAGAAGCGGCAGCCGCCGCCGTGAACTCATGCGCAATTTGCGCACCGAACTACGCTACTTATTCAAAAAATAG
- a CDS encoding excinuclease ABC subunit UvrC, protein MNKAIEAKLKDLPPRPGVYFHKDASGAIIYIGKAASLRNRVRQYFQQSRYRDPKTDILVNEIADIDWTEVETEADALFLEAELVRRYMPRFNILLRDDKSQLYVRIDIKSDYPTVTLVRRPLDDGAEYFGPFINSLAIKKALRYLRRAFPYATSRPVGAKRANLHYHLGLDPGLEEGRTSLEDYRANLRKLMLYLHGKRVALVRDIERDMKAAAKAQDFEKAAKLRNQLFSLQQLNRQILFGDRELQDAAKDEALSGLGLLLGLTAPPRRIEGFDISHMQGTDTVSSMVVFDSGVPNKTAYRKFKMRLAGNDDFAHMAETVARRLREDNRKKWGVADLMLIDGGKGQLSAALNARNMAGLTKIPMVGLAKREEEIIISREGSLPGIDITAVINCATKLGAYVSDSDNYLSILLPKDSPIVKLLQRIRDESHRFAVSYHTVLKRGRQTMSLLDEVPGVGPLTRKKLIKSFGSVRGVSTASQAEIAAVIGAKKAAILKQHLDDRDVKA, encoded by the coding sequence ATGAATAAAGCTATTGAAGCAAAACTTAAAGACTTGCCGCCGCGGCCCGGCGTTTATTTTCATAAAGACGCCAGCGGAGCCATTATTTACATTGGTAAAGCGGCGAGCTTGCGCAACCGTGTCAGGCAGTACTTTCAGCAAAGCCGATATCGGGATCCAAAAACTGACATTTTAGTTAACGAAATCGCTGACATTGATTGGACGGAGGTTGAGACTGAAGCCGACGCGCTGTTTCTAGAGGCGGAACTAGTGCGACGATACATGCCGCGCTTTAATATTTTGCTTCGCGACGACAAAAGCCAACTTTATGTGCGCATTGATATCAAAAGCGATTACCCAACAGTCACTTTAGTTCGTCGGCCGCTGGACGACGGTGCCGAATATTTCGGTCCGTTTATTAATAGTCTGGCGATTAAAAAAGCTTTGCGTTATTTGCGCCGGGCTTTTCCGTACGCCACCAGCCGGCCGGTTGGAGCTAAGCGCGCCAATCTTCATTATCATCTTGGACTTGATCCAGGCCTGGAAGAAGGACGAACCAGCCTAGAAGACTATCGTGCCAATTTGCGCAAGCTAATGCTGTACTTGCACGGCAAGCGCGTAGCGTTGGTGCGTGATATTGAACGCGATATGAAAGCGGCGGCTAAGGCCCAAGATTTTGAAAAGGCGGCAAAATTGCGTAATCAGCTTTTTTCGCTGCAACAACTTAATCGGCAAATTCTATTTGGCGACCGCGAATTGCAGGACGCCGCTAAAGACGAAGCCTTAAGCGGCCTAGGGCTTTTGCTTGGCTTGACGGCTCCGCCGCGCCGCATCGAGGGCTTTGATATATCTCATATGCAGGGCACCGATACGGTTTCCAGTATGGTGGTCTTTGACAGCGGCGTGCCTAATAAAACGGCTTACCGCAAGTTTAAAATGCGATTAGCCGGCAACGATGATTTTGCTCACATGGCCGAGACGGTAGCGCGCCGTTTACGTGAAGACAACCGCAAAAAGTGGGGCGTTGCCGACCTAATGCTAATAGATGGCGGTAAAGGCCAGCTCTCCGCGGCCCTAAACGCACGCAATATGGCCGGTTTGACCAAAATTCCGATGGTGGGCTTAGCCAAGCGCGAAGAAGAAATTATTATCAGCCGCGAGGGCAGTCTGCCGGGTATCGATATCACTGCCGTTATCAATTGCGCCACCAAGTTAGGAGCTTACGTCTCTGATTCAGACAACTACCTTTCTATTTTACTGCCCAAGGATTCGCCGATAGTTAAACTGCTGCAACGCATTCGCGACGAGTCTCATCGTTTTGCCGTTAGCTATCACACGGTGCTTAAGCGGGGCCGCCAAACTATGAGCCTGCTTGACGAAGTGCCCGGAGTTGGACCTTTAACGCGCAAAAAACTTATCAAATCTTTTGGCTCTGTGCGTGGTGTGTCGACTGCCAGCCAAGCAGAAATCGCTGCAGTGATTGGCGCCAAAAAAGCGGCTATTTTAAAACAGCATTTGGATGATCGCGATGTTAAAGCCTGA
- the uvrA gene encoding excinuclease ABC subunit UvrA, which produces MNEFIRVQGAREHNLKDISLDIPRGKLVVITGLSGSGKSSLAFDTIYAEGQRRYVESLSAYARQFLGLMEKPDVDQIDGLSPAISIDQKSTSRNPRSTVATVTEIYDYLRLLFARIGIPHCPIDGLPVTRQTTNAVVDQITAGEANARLMILAPIVIDKKGAFEHVPEQYMRAGFARARVDGVVYALDEFPTLDKKYKHRIEIVVDRVVNDKSNRGRLTQSVEQAFDIADGILTINNADTNQDKQYSLRYACPNHPDVAIPELEPRTFSFNSPHGACPVCTGLGSRLEVDPELVIPNGRLTIAEGAIRPYNRINVDNWYMKKLQAVADKYGFSLHVPTSELTQDQLDKIMYGTGNETFRVNIGIGRSFNTTYEGVVPNLERRHKETESDFIRRDIERYMQERPCHACGGKRLKPEVLAVTVANKSIMDICEMSIDDSMEFFNSIQLTETQKQIAKQILKEICARLSFLQDVGLNYLTLLRSAVSLSGGEAQRIRLATQIGSGLQGVLYVLDEPSIGLHQRDNERLLNTLRRLRDLGNSVLVVEHDEETIRTADHLIDIGPGAGVHGGHVVATGTPAQVTKIKKSVTAQYLNGDKKIAMPKNRRKGNGKSLVIKGARENNLKNIDVEIPLGELVVVSGVSGSGKSSLINDILAKELSARLMRAQAVPGRHDDIEGIKNLDKAIVIDQSPIGRTPRSNPATYTGVFTPIRELFAQMPEAKLRGYTPGRFSFNVKGGRCENCSGDGVIKIEMHFLPDVYVACEVCHGKRYNREALEIHYKGKTISDVLDMTCEQGLEFFENIPAIARKLQTLVDVGLGYITLGQPATTLSGGEAQRIKLASELSRRPTGRTLYILDEPTTGLHMADVDKLLNVLHALVDAGNSMVVIEHNLDVIKNADHIIDMGPEGGAAGGQIVATGTPEQIAKASNSFTGQFLKKML; this is translated from the coding sequence ATGAATGAGTTTATAAGGGTGCAAGGTGCGCGCGAGCATAACCTTAAAGATATCTCGCTGGATATCCCGAGAGGCAAGCTCGTAGTAATTACCGGTTTGTCGGGTTCTGGCAAGTCCAGCCTTGCTTTTGACACGATTTACGCCGAAGGCCAGCGCCGCTATGTTGAATCCTTAAGCGCCTATGCCCGGCAGTTTTTGGGGCTGATGGAAAAGCCGGACGTTGATCAGATAGACGGTCTTAGCCCAGCCATTTCGATCGACCAAAAAAGCACCTCGCGCAACCCGCGTAGCACGGTCGCGACGGTCACCGAGATTTACGATTATTTGCGTCTGCTTTTTGCGCGAATCGGGATTCCTCATTGTCCAATAGACGGCTTGCCAGTAACTCGGCAAACAACTAACGCGGTGGTTGACCAAATCACGGCTGGCGAAGCTAACGCTCGGCTGATGATCTTAGCACCAATAGTGATTGATAAAAAAGGCGCTTTTGAGCACGTTCCAGAACAGTATATGCGCGCTGGTTTTGCTCGCGCTCGAGTTGACGGCGTTGTTTATGCATTAGACGAATTTCCAACGCTTGATAAAAAGTACAAACACCGCATCGAAATTGTTGTCGATCGAGTAGTGAACGACAAAAGCAATCGCGGTCGGCTAACGCAGAGCGTTGAGCAGGCTTTTGATATTGCCGATGGCATTTTGACAATCAATAACGCGGATACCAACCAAGACAAGCAATATAGTCTGCGCTATGCTTGTCCGAATCACCCGGATGTTGCCATTCCGGAACTAGAGCCGCGCACATTTAGCTTCAATAGTCCGCATGGTGCTTGCCCAGTTTGTACCGGTTTAGGCTCTCGGCTAGAAGTAGATCCCGAGCTGGTTATTCCTAACGGTCGACTAACAATTGCCGAAGGCGCCATCCGTCCGTATAACCGAATCAACGTGGATAACTGGTATATGAAAAAGCTGCAGGCCGTAGCGGATAAGTACGGTTTTTCTTTGCACGTGCCAACGAGTGAGTTAACCCAGGATCAACTCGATAAAATCATGTATGGTACCGGCAATGAAACCTTCCGCGTAAATATTGGAATTGGCCGTAGTTTTAATACAACCTATGAAGGCGTTGTGCCGAACTTGGAGCGCCGCCATAAAGAAACTGAGAGCGATTTTATACGTCGTGACATAGAGCGTTATATGCAAGAGCGTCCATGTCACGCCTGCGGCGGCAAACGTCTAAAGCCAGAAGTTTTGGCGGTAACAGTTGCCAACAAATCCATTATGGATATTTGCGAAATGAGTATTGACGACAGTATGGAGTTTTTCAATAGTATTCAACTTACGGAAACCCAAAAGCAAATCGCCAAACAAATTCTTAAGGAAATTTGTGCGCGGTTAAGCTTTTTGCAAGACGTTGGCCTCAATTATTTAACTCTGCTCAGAAGTGCCGTAAGTTTATCCGGCGGCGAGGCTCAGCGTATTCGCTTGGCTACACAAATCGGCAGCGGACTTCAAGGCGTACTTTATGTTTTAGACGAGCCCAGCATCGGCTTGCACCAGCGCGATAATGAGCGCTTGCTTAATACGTTGCGCCGACTGAGAGACCTTGGTAACAGCGTTCTGGTCGTGGAGCACGATGAAGAGACGATCCGTACTGCCGACCATCTAATTGACATTGGTCCAGGCGCCGGAGTCCATGGTGGCCACGTAGTAGCTACCGGAACACCGGCTCAAGTAACGAAGATCAAAAAATCTGTCACTGCCCAATATTTGAACGGCGATAAAAAAATTGCGATGCCCAAAAACAGGCGAAAAGGCAACGGCAAAAGCTTAGTTATTAAAGGTGCCCGCGAAAACAACTTGAAAAATATTGACGTTGAGATTCCGCTTGGTGAGCTGGTGGTTGTTAGCGGCGTTTCCGGTTCCGGCAAGTCAAGCTTAATTAATGACATTTTGGCCAAAGAACTTAGTGCCCGACTCATGCGCGCCCAGGCGGTGCCTGGTCGCCATGACGACATTGAAGGCATCAAGAATTTGGATAAAGCGATAGTTATCGATCAATCGCCGATCGGACGTACGCCACGCTCCAACCCAGCCACTTATACCGGCGTATTTACGCCCATTCGCGAATTATTTGCCCAAATGCCCGAAGCCAAACTACGCGGTTATACGCCGGGCCGCTTTAGCTTTAATGTTAAGGGCGGTCGCTGTGAAAACTGTTCTGGCGACGGTGTAATCAAAATCGAAATGCACTTTTTGCCAGATGTTTATGTGGCTTGTGAAGTCTGCCATGGCAAACGATACAACCGCGAAGCTCTAGAGATTCACTATAAAGGTAAAACCATTAGCGACGTGTTAGATATGACCTGCGAACAAGGCCTGGAATTTTTTGAGAACATTCCCGCTATTGCCCGCAAATTGCAAACACTAGTTGATGTGGGGTTGGGATATATAACGCTTGGTCAACCGGCTACCACGCTGTCTGGCGGTGAAGCCCAACGTATAAAACTGGCCAGCGAATTATCTCGTCGACCCACCGGGCGCACGCTTTATATCTTAGACGAGCCAACAACTGGCTTGCACATGGCTGATGTTGATAAACTCTTGAATGTTTTGCACGCGTTGGTCGACGCGGGCAATAGCATGGTGGTGATTGAACACAACTTAGATGTAATTAAAAACGCCGATCACATTATCGACATGGGTCCTGAAGGTGGTGCGGCGGGGGGCCAAATAGTGGCCACTGGCACCCCGGAGCAAATAGCCAAGGCTAGCAATAGCTTCACCGGCCAGTTCCTCAAAAAAATGCTCTAA
- a CDS encoding 50S ribosomal protein L25, whose amino-acid sequence MTDIDQPLVLTNRQTVGKGLNSLRGDGLVPGVIHNHGEQSVHISVPASDLVRFYREAGKHHPLNLNVGSQKFLALIKDVHYNPVKRRPDHVVFQAIRQDEKVEAEVPVRLEGEIPAEKVGLMVLHQLDAVQIEALPKDLPDELIVDATKLAELHDKLTVADVRVPSGVTILTDAEHPIATVVETKAMMSEEAESEAGETAEGEGETGNEPAAAEAAGQESTDNK is encoded by the coding sequence ATGACCGATATTGATCAACCGTTAGTGTTAACCAACCGCCAAACTGTAGGCAAGGGCCTGAATAGCCTCCGTGGCGATGGTTTAGTTCCGGGCGTAATTCACAACCATGGTGAGCAGTCGGTGCACATTAGTGTACCAGCTAGCGACCTAGTTCGTTTTTATCGCGAAGCTGGCAAGCATCATCCGCTCAATTTGAACGTCGGCTCCCAGAAATTTTTAGCACTCATTAAAGACGTGCACTACAATCCGGTCAAGCGCCGTCCGGACCACGTAGTCTTTCAGGCTATCCGCCAAGACGAAAAGGTAGAAGCCGAAGTTCCAGTTCGCCTTGAGGGTGAAATCCCTGCCGAAAAAGTCGGCTTAATGGTCTTGCATCAACTAGACGCCGTGCAAATTGAGGCATTGCCAAAGGATTTGCCGGACGAACTTATCGTGGATGCTACCAAGCTAGCTGAACTTCACGACAAATTAACAGTCGCCGACGTCCGGGTTCCAAGCGGTGTGACCATTCTGACTGACGCCGAACATCCAATTGCCACGGTTGTTGAAACCAAAGCTATGATGAGTGAAGAGGCAGAATCTGAAGCCGGCGAAACCGCCGAAGGCGAGGGTGAAACTGGCAACGAACCAGCTGCCGCCGAAGCCGCCGGCCAAGAGTCGACTGACAATAAGTAG
- the sbcB gene encoding exodeoxyribonuclease I, whose translation MTSFYFFDLETSGFRARADRIMQFAGQRTDKDLNPIGEPDNILIKLTDDVLPQPDAILVTGITPQATRSEGISEAEFLQYFTSKIVKPDTIMVGYNNLRFDNEFIRFTLWRNFYDAYEWSWKNGCSTWDMLDVVRMTRALRPDGIKWPFAPDGKPSNKLEFLSAVNKLEHANAHDALSDVNATIDVARLIKQKQPKLFDYLLNHRSKKDIEPLVTSGRPFIYTSGRYPGDWEKTTIAVMVAPHPDRQAALVYDLRIDPDEFKDLSPAELAERWQARGEDAPYFPVKVLTYNKCPAVAGDLRVVDKKTEERLKLHMELIENHLAKLRKIEDFGDKLAESQRLISQKFEQQALKVEAPATDSFATALKADSALYDGFINDADKTKMSVVRAADANELVDLSLDFSDERLKELLPLYKARNYPSSLTPEEQEWWEQFRHRRLIDGGEKSQAASYFKRLGELAEQPGLTAEQGYLLEELQLYGQSVLPST comes from the coding sequence ATGACCTCTTTTTATTTTTTTGACCTTGAGACTAGCGGTTTTAGGGCCCGCGCCGACCGCATCATGCAATTCGCTGGCCAGCGAACAGATAAAGATTTAAATCCAATTGGTGAGCCGGACAATATTCTTATTAAATTAACCGATGATGTATTGCCGCAGCCGGACGCCATTTTGGTAACTGGCATCACGCCGCAAGCTACCCGCTCTGAAGGGATAAGTGAGGCTGAGTTTTTGCAATATTTTACCAGCAAGATTGTTAAGCCAGACACGATAATGGTCGGCTATAATAACTTGCGCTTTGACAACGAGTTTATTCGTTTTACTTTGTGGCGCAACTTTTATGATGCTTATGAGTGGAGTTGGAAAAACGGTTGTTCTACCTGGGATATGCTCGACGTTGTTCGCATGACTCGGGCGCTCCGGCCAGACGGCATTAAGTGGCCGTTCGCGCCAGATGGCAAACCGAGTAATAAGCTAGAGTTTTTGTCGGCCGTCAATAAACTAGAACACGCTAATGCCCACGATGCTCTTAGCGATGTTAACGCCACAATTGATGTAGCCCGATTAATCAAGCAAAAACAACCTAAACTTTTTGACTATCTTTTAAACCATCGCAGCAAAAAAGATATTGAGCCGCTAGTTACCAGTGGCCGGCCATTTATCTATACCAGCGGCCGCTATCCAGGTGATTGGGAAAAAACAACAATTGCCGTGATGGTAGCGCCTCATCCAGATAGGCAAGCAGCTTTGGTTTATGACCTTAGGATCGACCCGGATGAGTTCAAAGATTTGTCGCCGGCTGAGCTGGCCGAACGCTGGCAGGCGCGCGGTGAGGACGCGCCGTATTTTCCGGTCAAGGTACTGACTTACAATAAATGTCCGGCGGTTGCGGGTGATCTGCGGGTCGTCGACAAGAAAACCGAGGAACGGTTAAAGTTGCACATGGAGCTTATCGAAAACCATTTGGCAAAACTGCGCAAAATAGAAGATTTTGGCGACAAACTAGCTGAGTCTCAAAGATTGATTAGTCAGAAATTCGAACAGCAAGCTTTAAAAGTGGAGGCTCCGGCCACGGACAGCTTTGCTACTGCCCTTAAAGCTGACAGCGCGCTTTACGATGGATTTATAAATGATGCCGATAAAACTAAGATGAGTGTCGTGAGGGCTGCAGACGCCAATGAACTTGTGGATTTGAGTTTGGATTTTAGCGACGAACGCCTAAAAGAGCTGCTGCCACTTTATAAAGCACGGAACTATCCCTCGAGTTTAACACCAGAGGAGCAGGAGTGGTGGGAACAATTCAGGCACCGCCGTCTCATAGATGGTGGTGAAAAATCTCAGGCAGCAAGCTACTTTAAGCGCCTAGGCGAGCTCGCCGAGCAACCAGGACTAACCGCTGAACAAGGCTACTTACTGGAAGAGCTGCAGCTTTACGGACAATCGGTTCTGCCCAGCACCTAG
- a CDS encoding rhodanese-related sulfurtransferase has product MEKIILYYKFVPVADPETVMHWQKTLAGDLGLRGRILISKHGINGTLGGDVEALKSYVKAMNLHSSFKNIKYKWSDGGVSDFPRLSVKVRDEIVTFGVPEEIKVDESGVVGGGKHLKPHEVHKLVKERGEEVVFMDGRNAYEAAIGKFKNAKVPNTRTTRDFIKELEKPEYKELKDKPIVTYCTGGIRCEILSTLMKNRGFSEVYQIDGGIAKYGGVYGDDGFWEGKMYVFDKRMKVTFSDKSKDIGQCVHCESKTSNYENCALKSCNNLVLICEDCLQNDTTCSTRCAQELAAQAV; this is encoded by the coding sequence GTGGAGAAAATAATTCTTTATTATAAATTCGTGCCGGTTGCCGATCCGGAGACGGTGATGCATTGGCAAAAAACTTTGGCCGGTGATTTAGGTTTGCGTGGCCGGATTTTGATTAGCAAGCATGGAATTAACGGCACTTTGGGCGGTGATGTTGAAGCTTTGAAAAGCTACGTCAAAGCCATGAATCTGCACAGCTCGTTTAAGAATATTAAATACAAGTGGAGCGACGGCGGAGTGAGTGATTTTCCACGTTTGAGCGTTAAAGTTCGTGACGAAATTGTAACTTTTGGCGTGCCGGAGGAAATCAAAGTTGATGAATCCGGAGTAGTCGGCGGCGGCAAGCACTTAAAGCCGCACGAGGTCCACAAATTAGTCAAAGAGCGGGGCGAAGAAGTTGTATTTATGGATGGCCGCAACGCTTATGAGGCAGCGATTGGCAAGTTCAAAAACGCCAAGGTTCCGAATACCCGCACAACTCGCGACTTTATTAAGGAGCTGGAAAAACCAGAGTATAAAGAGCTGAAAGATAAGCCGATTGTTACTTACTGCACCGGGGGTATCCGCTGCGAAATTCTTTCGACGCTCATGAAAAACCGTGGATTTAGCGAGGTATATCAAATCGATGGCGGCATTGCCAAATATGGAGGAGTCTATGGTGATGATGGTTTTTGGGAAGGCAAGATGTATGTTTTTGATAAGCGTATGAAAGTTACTTTCTCTGACAAGTCAAAAGACATTGGCCAGTGCGTGCACTGTGAATCTAAAACCAGCAATTACGAGAACTGCGCGCTAAAATCCTGCAATAATCTGGTTTTAATTTGTGAAGATTGTTTGCAGAATGATACTACTTGCAGCACCAGATGTGCCCAAGAGCTAGCTGCTCAAGCAGTTTAA
- a CDS encoding ABC transporter ATP-binding protein — protein sequence MSTTKLTVKEYWLHTKPYRWLFFAGVFGAAAAVIIQDIVPPFIIAKAFNTLQNVYSTGGQLQFSDLSGYLIAYAAFMLAGVVLWRTQVICVWLYEVKVMRDIANRVFDFIQNLGYRFHTNHFGGALVTQTNRFINSYETLMDSLIWDITSGLATIIASIIFLLFASPAYAAVLTLVSVTYLSIIYRRARGQVPYNRREAARQSDQTAVLADAITNVNTISTFASEKLELNRFKKVTNEKYDASIKLFRYAMKTEIMSHSMTATINIIAFGAGLLAITHFHTKVSVLVLAISYTSAISGRLWQFGRVVRNINKALGDAGEMTEILELKPEVQDPENPEKINIKNGSIVFDHVRFGYADNKSRVVLPDLSFTVPGGKKVGLVGHSGGGKTTVTKLILRFMNIQGGQILIDDTNICDATQEDLRSHIAYVPQEPLLFHRSIAENIGYGKPDASQAEIIKAAKAAHAHEFIKDLPQGYDTMVGERGVKLSGGQRQRVAIARAMIKNAPILVLDEATSALDSESEKLIQDALWKLMEGRTAIVIAHRLSTIQHMDRIVVLDNGKIVEQGSHKELLGHKGVYAKLWSRQSGGFLEE from the coding sequence ATGTCAACAACTAAACTTACAGTTAAGGAATATTGGCTACACACCAAACCTTACCGGTGGCTATTCTTCGCCGGCGTTTTCGGTGCGGCCGCTGCCGTAATCATCCAAGATATTGTCCCGCCGTTCATCATCGCTAAGGCTTTTAATACTTTGCAAAATGTTTATAGCACTGGCGGGCAGCTTCAGTTCTCGGACTTATCCGGTTATCTGATTGCTTACGCGGCTTTTATGCTTGCGGGTGTTGTTTTGTGGAGAACACAAGTCATTTGTGTTTGGCTCTACGAAGTCAAGGTTATGCGCGATATCGCTAATCGCGTGTTCGATTTTATCCAAAACCTTGGCTACCGGTTCCATACTAATCATTTCGGCGGTGCCTTGGTGACTCAAACAAATCGCTTTATTAACTCTTACGAGACTTTGATGGACAGCCTTATTTGGGATATAACCAGCGGTTTAGCCACCATTATCGCCTCGATAATTTTCTTGCTATTTGCTTCTCCAGCTTATGCGGCCGTACTAACTCTCGTCAGCGTTACCTATCTTTCGATAATTTATCGCCGAGCGCGCGGGCAAGTTCCGTACAATCGCCGCGAAGCTGCGCGTCAAAGCGACCAAACGGCCGTGCTGGCCGACGCTATTACCAACGTCAATACCATTAGTACTTTCGCCTCAGAAAAACTTGAACTTAATAGATTCAAAAAAGTAACGAACGAAAAGTACGACGCCTCAATCAAGTTGTTCCGCTACGCCATGAAAACGGAAATTATGAGTCACAGCATGACGGCAACGATTAATATTATTGCTTTTGGGGCTGGGCTTTTGGCGATAACGCATTTTCACACCAAAGTCAGTGTTTTGGTTTTGGCCATTTCTTACACTTCCGCAATTTCGGGCCGGCTGTGGCAGTTTGGCCGCGTGGTCCGAAACATAAACAAAGCTTTGGGCGATGCTGGTGAAATGACAGAAATTCTGGAACTAAAACCAGAAGTTCAAGATCCTGAAAATCCCGAAAAAATTAATATTAAAAATGGTTCGATTGTATTCGATCACGTCCGATTTGGTTATGCCGATAATAAGAGCCGCGTAGTTCTACCGGACCTAAGCTTTACGGTCCCCGGCGGCAAAAAAGTCGGGCTCGTTGGTCATAGCGGCGGTGGCAAAACAACCGTCACCAAACTAATCCTGCGTTTCATGAACATTCAGGGCGGGCAAATACTAATTGACGACACTAACATATGCGATGCGACCCAGGAAGATTTGCGCTCCCACATCGCCTACGTACCGCAAGAACCGCTGCTATTCCATCGAAGCATCGCCGAGAACATTGGCTATGGCAAACCCGACGCTAGCCAAGCGGAAATCATCAAAGCCGCTAAAGCTGCTCACGCTCACGAGTTCATCAAGGATTTGCCGCAAGGTTATGACACAATGGTCGGCGAGCGCGGTGTAAAACTTTCTGGCGGCCAACGCCAGCGCGTAGCTATTGCCAGAGCCATGATCAAAAACGCTCCTATTCTGGTTCTCGACGAAGCCACCAGCGCCCTGGATTCTGAAAGCGAGAAGTTGATCCAAGACGCTCTATGGAAGCTAATGGAAGGCCGCACCGCAATTGTAATTGCCCACCGCTTGAGCACCATCCAACACATGGATCGAATAGTAGTTTTGGATAATGGGAAAATCGTAGAACAAGGCTCGCACAAAGAACTTCTGGGCCATAAAGGCGTTTACGCTAAATTGTGGTCGCGCCAATCTGGTGGATTCTTAGAAGAATAG